One Pomacea canaliculata isolate SZHN2017 linkage group LG9, ASM307304v1, whole genome shotgun sequence DNA segment encodes these proteins:
- the LOC112572705 gene encoding lipoxygenase homology domain-containing protein 1-like, with amino-acid sequence MKSLVSGWSCSMWRLVFLLCFLRGFGVKGISCEIQVYTSYVPYAGTDADVHIVLNGTKGTSESIPLNNGHNNCEKGKVDSFNVETRDIGALCSVRIHHNNKGFAAGWHLEKIRIICNHGNTYYTFLCNCWLSTTDGDKKTERTISATEPCTRRK; translated from the exons ATGAAGTCACTGGTGTCGGGTTGGAGTTGTTCAATGTGGCGTCTAGTGTTTCTGCTCTGCTTTCTTAGAGGATTTGGTGTTAAAG ggATCAGTTGCGAAATTCAGGTGTATACATCATACGTGCCGTATGCGGGTACAGATGCTGATGTTCACATTGTTCTCAATGGAACCAAGGGAACGTCCGAGTCCATACCCTTGAATAATGGTCACAACAACTGTGAAAAAGGGAAGGTAGACAGCTTCAATGTTGAGACTCGAGACATCGGGGCGCTGTGTTCAGTGCGCATCCATCATAACAACAAAGGTTTTGCTGCTGGATGGCATCTCGAGAAG ATTCGTATCATCTGCAACCATGGCAACACATACTACACATTTCTGTGCAACTGTTGGCTTTCAACAACTGATGGAGATAAAAAAACAGAGAGGACGATTTCCGCTACTGAACCGTGCACGAGAA GGAAATAA